The Siansivirga zeaxanthinifaciens CC-SAMT-1 region AAGTGCTTTTTATGGAGTAAATAAAATGTATTTACTCATGGAAAAACAGCACAACCGCGGTCAGGATGGTGCTGGTTTTGCCAGTATTAAATTAGATACCAAGCCAGGTGAGCGTTACATAAGTCGCGTACGTTCTATAGCACAACAACCCATTCAAGATATTTTTGCTCAAATAAACCAGCGCATAAATAAAGAAATGGTTGAACATCCAGAATATGTAAATGATGTAGCGGCTCAAAAGAAAAACATACCATATATAGGAGAAGTTTTATTAGGCCACGTTAGATATGGAACTTTTGGAAAAAACAGCGTAGAAAGTGTACATCCGTTTTTAAGACAAAACAACTGGATGCACAGAAACTTAATTATGGCAGGAAACTTTAACATGACCAATGTTAAAGAGTTATTTGCTAACTTAATTACGCTGGGGCAGCACCCAAAAGAATATACCGATACCATTACCATTATGGAAAAAATTGGTCATTTCCTGGACGATGCTGTTAGTAAAATTTACAAACAAGTTAAAAAAGAAGGCTACAATAAAATGGAGGCATCTCCATTAATTGCAGAACGATTAAATGTTGCTAAAATTTTAAAACGTGCAGCTAAAAACTGGGATGGTGGTTATGCTATGGCAGGACTTATTGGTCATGGTGATGCCTTTGTTTTAAGAGATCCAGCAGGTATTCGTCCGGCTTATTATTATAAAGATGATGAAGTTGTTGTTATAGCTTCGGAGCGTCCGGTAATTCAAACCGTTTTTAATGTAAAATTTGAAGATGTTAAAGAATTAGAACCAGGACATGCCATTATAACTAAAAAATCTGGCGCTGTATCTATTAAGAAAATTTTAGAGCCGTTAGAAAGAAAATCTTGTTCGTTTGAACGTATTTATTTCTCTAGAGGAAGTGACGCCGAAATTTATAAAGAGCGCAAAATGTTAGGTAAATTATTAATGCCTAAAGTTCTTGAAGCTATAGATAATGATACAAAAAACACGGTATTCTCATACATTCCAAATACGGCTGAAACTTCGTTTTTTGGTATGATTGAAACGGCTGAAGCTGCTCTTAATCAAAAGAAAACGGCAGCCATATTAGAAGGTCAGCATTCTTTATCGCCCGAAAAAGTTACCGAAATTTTAGAGGAGCACACCCGAATAGAAAAAATAGCAATTAAAGATGCTAAACTTAGAACTTTTATTACCGAAGACAGCAGTAGAGACGATTTGGTTGCTCACGTTTACGATATAACATACGGTGTAATAAAACCAACCGATAATCTTGTAATTATAGACGATAGTATTGTTAGAGGTACCACTTTAAAAAAGAGTATTCTAAAAATGCTGGACCGTTTAGGACCTAAGAAAATTGTGGTAGTTTCGTCGGCACCACAAATTCGTTATCCAGATTGTTATGGTATTGATATGGCTAATTTAGAAAGCTTAATAGCTTTTAGAGCTGCTTTAGAACTTCTTAAAGAAGCTG contains the following coding sequences:
- a CDS encoding amidophosphoribosyltransferase, with protein sequence MSDALKHECGIAVIRLLKPLEFYKEKYGSAFYGVNKMYLLMEKQHNRGQDGAGFASIKLDTKPGERYISRVRSIAQQPIQDIFAQINQRINKEMVEHPEYVNDVAAQKKNIPYIGEVLLGHVRYGTFGKNSVESVHPFLRQNNWMHRNLIMAGNFNMTNVKELFANLITLGQHPKEYTDTITIMEKIGHFLDDAVSKIYKQVKKEGYNKMEASPLIAERLNVAKILKRAAKNWDGGYAMAGLIGHGDAFVLRDPAGIRPAYYYKDDEVVVIASERPVIQTVFNVKFEDVKELEPGHAIITKKSGAVSIKKILEPLERKSCSFERIYFSRGSDAEIYKERKMLGKLLMPKVLEAIDNDTKNTVFSYIPNTAETSFFGMIETAEAALNQKKTAAILEGQHSLSPEKVTEILEEHTRIEKIAIKDAKLRTFITEDSSRDDLVAHVYDITYGVIKPTDNLVIIDDSIVRGTTLKKSILKMLDRLGPKKIVVVSSAPQIRYPDCYGIDMANLESLIAFRAALELLKEAGNFGIVEEVYKKCIEQTDLDDKHVQNFVKEIYDPFTDEQISDKIAELLSPDNIKAEVKIIFQPVENLHKACPEHLGDWYFTGNYPTVGGNRVVNRAFINYYEGNKERAY